From one Acidimicrobiia bacterium genomic stretch:
- a CDS encoding MASE1 domain-containing protein, with protein MAVETPTTVRAPALHGASPRFAAIALAIGALYVVGAESTFWLARSPEGGVAFFPAAGVTLAAFVLTPRDRRPWLALVVAAAEISVDLRHGQGVAMAVGFAAANAAEPWVGASLLIAARRRSSTLRSNFAAYLATAVVAGPVVGALIGGSVSALTGSTEPFVSITTRWWIGDALGVLVIATPVLAWLEQHIASVDPRVSVAEVVALPLVAAGITLTVILVWNEPVIYIVLPVLMWSALRGGFSLASTTGLATALVAEFAVAHGHADRVFPGMSTTARLLYLQLFLAVALLSALLLAVEVGERVRAQRALRKMEQARLAQRIDGLAASAAERRRIARDVHDIVGHALNAVILQAGGARRMLGVDSVRSRDLIESIERTGRDAFHDLDAALGLVDATPDLDPGRSLADLPDLVASLRDAGLTVDLAVDGPERPVPRIVARSAFRIAQEALTNVVKHGGGARASVLVAYEPDVLHLVIADDGRGAVRAPNGGRGLIGMRERVSVLGGRIETGPGEGGGFVVRASLPLKQK; from the coding sequence GTGGCGGTCGAGACGCCGACGACCGTGCGCGCACCCGCGCTGCACGGCGCATCACCCCGCTTCGCGGCGATCGCGCTCGCCATCGGCGCGCTGTACGTCGTCGGCGCGGAGTCGACGTTCTGGCTCGCGCGCTCGCCGGAAGGGGGCGTCGCGTTCTTCCCCGCCGCAGGAGTCACGCTCGCCGCGTTCGTGCTCACCCCCCGCGACCGGCGTCCCTGGCTCGCGCTCGTCGTCGCGGCCGCGGAGATCAGCGTCGACCTCCGGCACGGGCAGGGTGTCGCGATGGCCGTCGGCTTCGCGGCCGCGAACGCCGCCGAGCCCTGGGTCGGCGCGTCGCTGCTCATCGCCGCGCGGCGGCGATCGTCGACCTTGCGTTCGAACTTCGCGGCGTACCTCGCGACCGCGGTCGTCGCGGGGCCCGTCGTCGGCGCGCTCATCGGCGGGTCCGTCTCGGCGCTCACGGGCAGCACGGAGCCGTTCGTCTCGATCACGACTCGATGGTGGATCGGCGACGCGCTCGGCGTGCTCGTCATCGCGACGCCGGTGCTCGCATGGCTGGAGCAGCACATCGCGTCGGTCGACCCGCGCGTGTCCGTGGCCGAGGTCGTCGCGCTTCCGCTCGTCGCCGCCGGGATCACGTTGACCGTGATCCTCGTGTGGAACGAGCCGGTCATCTACATCGTGCTGCCCGTGCTGATGTGGTCGGCCCTGCGCGGTGGGTTCTCCCTCGCGTCGACGACGGGGCTCGCCACCGCGCTCGTCGCCGAGTTCGCGGTCGCGCACGGTCACGCCGATCGCGTGTTCCCGGGGATGAGCACGACCGCGCGGCTGCTCTATCTCCAGCTCTTCCTCGCAGTCGCGCTGCTCTCCGCGCTCCTGCTCGCGGTCGAGGTCGGCGAGCGCGTCCGGGCGCAACGGGCGCTGCGCAAGATGGAGCAGGCGCGCCTCGCGCAGCGGATCGACGGGCTCGCCGCGTCGGCGGCGGAACGGCGCCGCATCGCGCGCGACGTCCACGACATCGTCGGGCACGCGCTCAACGCCGTGATCCTGCAGGCCGGCGGGGCGCGCCGGATGCTCGGCGTGGACTCCGTGCGCTCCCGCGACCTCATCGAGTCGATCGAACGCACCGGGCGTGACGCGTTCCACGACCTCGACGCCGCGCTCGGCCTCGTCGACGCGACACCGGACCTCGACCCGGGCCGCAGTCTCGCGGACCTGCCCGACCTCGTCGCGTCGCTCCGCGACGCGGGCCTGACGGTCGATCTCGCGGTCGACGGTCCGGAGCGACCTGTCCCGCGGATCGTCGCCCGATCCGCGTTCCGGATCGCCCAGGAGGCGCTGACGAACGTCGTGAAGCACGGAGGTGGCGCGCGTGCGAGCGTGCTCGTCGCGTACGAGCCCGACGTGTTGCACCTCGTCATCGCGGACGACGGTCGCGGCGCGGTGCGCGCCCCGAACGGCGGTCGTGGTCTGATCGGGATGCGCGAGCGCGTGTCGGTGCTGGGCGGACGGATCGAGACGGGGCCGGGCGAGGGCGGCGGGTTCGTGGTGCGGGCGAGCCTCCCGTTGAAGCAGAAGTGA
- a CDS encoding DedA family protein: MFHGGVDHLLSAYGVWAVFALVGIESLGVPVPGETILVAAGIYAGTTHHIQLASIVAAAAAGAIVGDNIGFWVGRTGGTRLLARYGHHVRLDDRKLKVGRYLFDRHGISVVFFGRFVSILRTYAAFLAGANRMRWPHFLFANAAGAVVWATAFGVGSYELGDAAKRLRGPIDVVFGVVALGAIVAAVVYLRRNERALEERAARAYPD; encoded by the coding sequence ATGTTCCACGGAGGTGTCGACCACCTGCTCTCGGCGTACGGCGTGTGGGCTGTGTTCGCCCTCGTCGGCATCGAGAGCCTCGGCGTGCCCGTCCCCGGCGAGACGATCCTCGTCGCGGCCGGGATCTACGCCGGGACGACACATCACATCCAGCTCGCGTCGATCGTCGCCGCGGCCGCGGCCGGCGCGATCGTCGGCGACAACATCGGCTTCTGGGTCGGGCGCACGGGCGGGACGCGACTGCTGGCGCGGTACGGCCACCACGTCCGGCTCGACGACCGCAAGTTGAAGGTCGGCCGCTACCTCTTCGACCGCCACGGCATCAGCGTCGTGTTCTTCGGGCGGTTCGTCTCGATCCTCCGGACCTATGCGGCGTTCCTCGCCGGCGCCAACCGCATGCGGTGGCCGCACTTCCTGTTCGCGAACGCGGCCGGAGCGGTCGTGTGGGCAACCGCGTTCGGCGTGGGGTCGTACGAGCTCGGTGACGCCGCGAAGCGGCTGAGGGGCCCGATCGACGTCGTGTTCGGCGTGGTCGCGCTCGGCGCGATCGTCGCCGCCGTCGTGTACCTGCGGCGCAACGAGCGCGCGCTCGAGGAGCGCGCCGCGCGCGCGTACCCCGACTGA
- a CDS encoding Gfo/Idh/MocA family oxidoreductase: MDVVRMGIVGTGNIADLNVAGYLDHPRSEVVAVCDPREDKARAKAAKWGVDRVYARLGDLLADDDVDAVEILTPTHLHAEHVLAAVAAGKHVSCQKPIANTVKDARRMAEAAQQAGVVLRVSECFVHYPPLVKAKEIVASGAIGAPTMIRIKTVVGDTDSEFQAGLDGDGYMWRFDEHSPGGHLFDDMVHKYAMALWLLDQDVRNVQAVVRRGPVFFEAPTAAIFEYERESLLGTMEVAYAPRMRIRSRYYGADEFFEVQGTDGLVWVTRATGEMLDLAPVIVYHADGSTTTYPNVDADWLTGFRNSSHHFVDALLDGDGAPDMTPDLATKTLQLCFATYQASIERRPVDPATIDDAVSPPWWPPDLHESIVMLDTYGTR; the protein is encoded by the coding sequence GTGGACGTCGTGCGGATGGGCATCGTCGGGACGGGCAACATCGCGGACCTCAACGTCGCGGGCTATCTCGATCACCCGCGTAGCGAGGTCGTCGCGGTGTGCGATCCGCGCGAGGACAAGGCGCGCGCGAAGGCGGCGAAGTGGGGCGTGGACCGCGTCTACGCGCGGCTCGGCGACCTCCTCGCCGACGACGACGTCGACGCCGTCGAGATCCTGACGCCGACGCATCTGCACGCGGAGCACGTCCTCGCCGCGGTCGCGGCCGGCAAGCACGTCTCGTGCCAGAAGCCGATCGCGAACACCGTGAAGGACGCGCGGCGGATGGCGGAAGCCGCGCAGCAGGCTGGCGTGGTGCTGCGGGTGAGCGAGTGCTTCGTGCACTACCCGCCGCTCGTGAAGGCCAAGGAGATCGTCGCGTCGGGAGCGATCGGCGCGCCGACGATGATCCGGATCAAGACCGTCGTCGGCGACACCGACTCCGAGTTCCAGGCGGGTCTCGACGGCGACGGCTACATGTGGCGGTTCGACGAGCACAGCCCCGGCGGTCACCTGTTCGACGACATGGTCCACAAGTACGCGATGGCGCTGTGGCTGCTCGACCAGGACGTGCGCAACGTGCAGGCCGTCGTACGTCGCGGTCCCGTGTTCTTCGAGGCGCCGACGGCGGCGATCTTCGAGTACGAGCGTGAGTCGCTGCTCGGCACGATGGAGGTCGCGTACGCGCCCCGGATGCGCATCCGGAGCCGCTACTACGGCGCCGACGAGTTCTTCGAGGTCCAGGGCACCGACGGGCTCGTCTGGGTGACGCGCGCGACGGGCGAGATGCTCGATCTCGCGCCCGTCATCGTGTACCACGCCGACGGGTCGACGACGACGTACCCGAACGTCGACGCCGACTGGCTGACCGGGTTCCGCAACAGCTCGCACCACTTCGTCGACGCATTGCTCGACGGCGACGGCGCGCCCGACATGACACCCGACCTCGCGACCAAGACGTTGCAGCTGTGCTTCGCGACGTACCAGGCGAGCATCGAGCGCCGGCCCGTCGACCCCGCGACGATCGACGACGCCGTGTCGCCGCCGTGGTGGCCACCCGACCTCCACGAGTCGATCGTCATGCTCGACACGTACGGCACGCGCTGA
- a CDS encoding wax ester/triacylglycerol synthase family O-acyltransferase — MRQLSGLDNSFLAFESPVTYGHVTSLAIFEPGERPMTYERVRDLVGERLHLVAPFRRRLVNVPLGLDHPYWIEDPDFDLEYHVRHIAVPPPGNAHQLAELAAELAARHLDRSHPLWEMYFIEGLEDGAVAELTKIHHACIDGVSGAEILGVLLDISHEPPPPPADDPRWTPEREPSQWEMLGRGLVGLVSQPRTGLRLARRAVPRLGAVMRNFSLALPSGRRPRELLSVPLTNAPRTPLNGTITPHRRFAFGSLPLADAKLVKDRLAGTVNDVVMTMCAGALRRWLLAHDALPDVPLLAMVPVSVRTEEQRGTFGNRISVMFVTLPTDEPDPVRRFHLMRDEMKVAKEQHHAIPADLLQDFAQFTPPSVLGMASRLATRVKIANRLNPPFNVIISNVPGPQFPLYSAGALLRGIYPLSAITDGVGLNMTLMSYNGHLDFGLLACREMIPDIDALVDHLGDELRTLTKVAAEEG; from the coding sequence GTGCGGCAGCTGTCCGGTCTCGACAACAGCTTCCTGGCGTTCGAGTCGCCGGTGACGTACGGGCACGTGACGTCGCTCGCGATCTTCGAACCCGGCGAGCGGCCGATGACGTACGAGCGGGTGCGTGACCTCGTCGGGGAGCGGCTGCACCTCGTCGCACCGTTCCGGCGCCGGTTGGTGAACGTGCCGCTCGGACTCGACCACCCGTACTGGATCGAGGACCCCGACTTCGACCTCGAGTACCACGTGCGGCACATCGCGGTGCCACCGCCGGGCAACGCGCACCAGCTCGCCGAGCTCGCAGCGGAGCTCGCGGCCCGGCACCTCGATCGGTCGCACCCGCTGTGGGAGATGTACTTCATCGAGGGGCTCGAGGACGGCGCCGTCGCCGAGCTCACGAAGATCCATCACGCGTGCATCGACGGTGTGTCCGGCGCCGAGATCCTCGGCGTCCTGCTCGACATCTCGCACGAGCCGCCCCCGCCCCCCGCCGACGACCCGCGCTGGACGCCGGAGCGCGAGCCGTCGCAGTGGGAGATGCTCGGGCGCGGGCTCGTCGGCCTCGTCTCGCAGCCCCGGACTGGCCTGCGGCTCGCGCGCCGCGCGGTGCCCAGGCTCGGCGCGGTGATGCGCAACTTCTCGCTCGCGCTGCCGTCGGGCCGGCGCCCGCGTGAGCTGCTGTCCGTCCCGCTCACCAACGCGCCGCGCACGCCGCTCAACGGGACGATCACGCCCCACCGTCGCTTCGCGTTCGGGTCGTTGCCGCTCGCCGACGCCAAGCTCGTGAAGGATCGGCTGGCGGGCACGGTGAACGACGTCGTCATGACGATGTGCGCCGGCGCGCTCCGCCGCTGGCTCCTCGCGCACGACGCGCTGCCCGACGTCCCGCTCCTCGCGATGGTCCCCGTCTCGGTGCGGACCGAGGAGCAACGCGGCACGTTCGGGAACCGGATCTCGGTGATGTTCGTGACGCTGCCGACGGACGAGCCCGATCCGGTCCGGCGCTTCCACCTCATGCGCGACGAGATGAAGGTTGCGAAGGAGCAGCACCACGCGATCCCGGCCGACCTGCTCCAGGACTTCGCGCAGTTCACCCCGCCTTCCGTGCTCGGCATGGCGAGCCGCCTCGCGACGCGGGTGAAGATCGCGAACCGCCTGAACCCGCCCTTCAACGTGATCATCTCGAACGTGCCGGGCCCGCAGTTCCCGCTCTACTCCGCGGGTGCGCTGCTGCGCGGGATCTATCCGCTGTCGGCCATCACGGACGGCGTCGGCCTGAACATGACGCTGATGTCCTACAACGGCCACCTGGACTTCGGACTGCTCGCGTGCCGGGAGATGATCCCGGACATCGACGCGCTGGTCGACCACCTCGGGGACGAGCTGCGGACACTGACGAAGGTCGCGGCCGAGGAGGGGTGA